Proteins from a single region of Hemiscyllium ocellatum isolate sHemOce1 unplaced genomic scaffold, sHemOce1.pat.X.cur. scaffold_1336_pat_ctg1, whole genome shotgun sequence:
- the LOC132809816 gene encoding zinc finger protein 665-like, whose product MDPAMPAAVDVPVGDRPASPPRPHRCPLCSRSFRYPSQLAIHRRRHLRDSSVPCPDCGQSLPGRLELRAHRRQHEEEGGPWRCSECGKEFSRSRSLADHRRLHTAPRRHWCAPCGKSFLYPSQLAKHRLGHTGERPCKCPVCGKGFTVASVLQRHRLIHTGERPHRCVECGKAFTQSSHLKTHRRLHSGERPHPCGLCGASFRSASALSRHARSHARPPPAGEHRCPSCGKPFPGPEALESHQRPLTCRLCPLTLACPSLLRQHERCQHAQGEPRRYPCPQCPRTFPYPSQLALHWRSHTGERPFRCSECGKGFPVPSKLRAHRLVHTGERPYRCGACPKGFTQSSALLRHQVVHTGERLYRCGECGRAFGQSSHLKAHRRTHGGGEGAPGAGGGPFICTSCGRGFARYRSVEAHRCRGVPSPHHACPQCPRSFRYPSQLALHRRSHTGERPFRCGECGKGFPAPSKLRAHRLVHTGERPYRCLECPKGFTQSSALLRHQRVHAGEGGQRRRQRRAEGEKPCACAECPRAFRYPSQLALHQRSAHGDAGSSFPCAECGHCFRTASRLRSHRRRRHREGGGEDPAPPRSHPCLYCPKTFLYPSRLALHQRSHTGERPFRCSACGKGFSVSSALLRHRLIHAGERPYECPECGRAFTQSSHLKTHRRLHVPGGACRGQGAPERRRGRCQRSAPPGGGHGEKPHRCPECPRAFRYPSQLRAHSRSHAARPPAEPSAPPRHQCPVCHKLFRYPSQASKHKLTHTGERPCVCPLCGKGFSVQSALRRHRLTHTGERPYRCGECGRAFTQSSHLKTHRRRLHRATEPSAVTPGAEPVTVTLLLRGGAQPKTEPKTEVEWEPAHGTAITVFPKAELSYHLSQATSASLA is encoded by the coding sequence ATGGATCCAGCGATGCCAGCCGCAGTCGATGTGCCCGTTGGTGACCGCCCTGCTTCTCCCCCCCGCCCTCACCGATGCCCGCTCTGCTCGAGATCTTTCCGCTACCCCTCGCAGTTGGCGATTCACCGCCGGCGTCACCTGAGGGACTCCTCCGTGCCGTGCCCGGACTGCGGGCAGAGTCTGCCGGGGCGGCTCGAGTTGAGGGCTCACCGGCGGCAACACGAGGAGGAGGGGGGGCCCTGGCGCTGCTCGGAGTGCGGCAAGGAGTTCTCCCGGTCGCGTTCGCTGGCCGACCACCGGCGCCTGCACACCGCGCCGCGCCGGCACTGGTGTGCCCCGTGCGGCAAGTCCTTTCTGTACCCTTCCCAGCTTGCCAAGCACCGCCTGGGCCACACCGGTGAGCGGCCCTGCAAGTGCCcggtgtgcggcaagggcttcaccgtCGCCTCCGTCCTGCAGCGCCACCGGCTCATCCACACCGGCGAACGCCCGCACCGCTGCGTTGAGTGCGGCAAAGCCTTCACCCAGTCCTCCCACCTCAAGACGCACCGGCGGCTGCATTCCGGCGAGCGGCCCCACCCGTGCGGGCTGTGTGGCGCCTCCTTCAGGTCGGCATCCGCCCTCTCGCGGCACGCCCGCTCCCACGCCCGCCCGCCGCCCGCCGGAGAGCACCGCTGCCCGTCCTGCGGCAAGCCCTTCCCAGGGCCCGAGGCGCTGGAGTCCCACCAGCGCCCGCTGACCTGCCGGCTGTGCCCGCTCACCCTGGCGTGCCCCTCGCTGCTGCGGCAACACGAGAGGTGCCAGCACGCACAGGGGGAGCCCCGGCGCTACCCCTGCCCGCAGTGCCCGCGCACCTTCCCATACCCCTCCCAGCTGGCGCTGCACTGGCGCTCCcacaccggcgagcggccctTCCGGTGCTCCGAGTGCGGCAAAGGCTTCCCGGTGCCCTCCAAGCTCCGGGCGCACCGTCTGGTGCACACCGGCGAGCGTCCCTACCGCTGCGGGGCCTGCCCCAAGGGCTTTACCCAGTCCTCCGCCTTGCTGCGGCACCAGGTGGTGCACACCGGCGAGCGGCTCTACCGGTGCGGCGAGTGTGGCCGCGCCTTCGGCCAGTCCTCCCACCTCAAGGCGCACCGGCGCACGCAcggtggtggggagggggctcCCGGCGCGGGCGGGGGGCCGTTTATCTGCACCTCCTGCGGCCGAGGCTTTGCCCGGTACCGCTCGGTGGAGGCTCACCGGTGTCGGGGCGTGCCGTCGCCGCACCACGCCTGCCCGCAGTGCCCGCGCTCCTTCCGCTACCCCTCCCAGCTGGCGCTGCACCGGCGCTCCcacaccggcgagcggccctTCCGGTGCGGCGAGTGCGGCAAAGGCTTCCCGGCGCCCTCCAAGTTGCGGGCGCACCGGCTGGTGcacaccggcgagcggccctACCGCTGCCTGGAGTGCCCCAAGGGTTTCACCCAGTCGTCTGCCCTGCTccggcaccagcgggtccacgcTGGGGAGGGCGGGCAGCGCCGGCGGCAGCGCCGGGCCGAGGGCGAGAAGCCCTGCGCCTGCGCCGAGTGCCCGCGTGCCTTCCGCTACCCCTCGCAGCTGGCCCTGCACCAGCGCAGCGCCCACGGCGACGCCGGCTCCTCCTTCCCCTGCGCCGAGTGCGGCCACTGCTTCCGCACGGCGTCGCGGCTCCGCTCGCACCGGCGCCGGCGCCACCGGGAGGGCGGGGGCGAGGACCCGGCGCCGCCGCGCTCCCACCCCTGCCTGTACTGCCCGAAGACCTTCCTGTACCCGTCGCGGCTGGCGCTCCACCAGCGCTCGCACACCGGCGAGCGCCCCTTCCGGTGCAGCgcctgcggcaagggcttctccGTCTCCTCCGCCCTGCTGCGGCACCGGCTCATCCACGCCGGCGAGCGGCCCTATGAGTGCCCGGAGTGCGGCCGGGCTTTCACCCAGTCCTCCCACCTCAAGACGCACCGGCGGCTCCACGTGCCGGGGGGCGCCTGCCGCGGCCAGGGGGCGCCGGAGAGGCGGCGGGGCCGCTGCCAGAGGTCGGCGCCCCCCGGTGGCGGGCACGGGGAGAAGCCGCACCGCTGCCCGGAGTGCCCCAGGGCCTTCCGGTACCCCTCCCAGCTGCGGGCACACTCCCGGTCGCACGCGGCCCGGCCGCCGGCCGAACCCTCGGCGCCGCCGCGGCACCAGTGCCCGGTGTGCCACAAGCTCTTCCGCTACCCGTCGCAGGCGTCCAAGCACAAGCTGacccacaccggggagcggccctgcGTCTGCCCgctctgcggcaagggcttctcgGTGCAGTCCGCCCTGCGGCGCCACCGGCTCACCCACACCGGCGAGAGGCCTTACCGCTGCGGGGAGTGCGGCCGGGCCTTCACCCAGTCCTCCCACCTCAAGACCCACCGGCGGCGGCTGCACCGGGCCACCGAGCCCAGCGCCGTCACCCCGGGAGCCGAGCCGGTGACCGTCACCCTCCTGCTCCGGGGCGGAGCCCAGCCCAAGACCGAACCCAAGACTGAGGTGGAGTGGGAGCCGGCGCACGGCACAGCCATCACTGTCTTCCCCAAGGCCGAACTGTCCTACCATCTGTCTCAGGCCACCTCAGCCAGCCTGGCCTGA